Proteins encoded in a region of the Sphingomonas jaspsi DSM 18422 genome:
- a CDS encoding Zn-ribbon domain-containing OB-fold protein, translating to MDGPEQQWRDALAEGRFLLPRDKQSGACFFPPRVVAPGSGNDWEWVAASGNGSVHSISVVHPRPPEAPYAVVLVDLDEGPRLMSQVDGIDPDAIAIGMKVVARIDHDGGEPVLRFDPA from the coding sequence ATGGCGCGACGCGCTCGCCGAAGGACGGTTCCTGCTGCCGCGCGACAAGCAAAGCGGTGCCTGTTTTTTCCCGCCGCGCGTCGTCGCACCGGGCAGCGGCAACGACTGGGAATGGGTCGCGGCCAGCGGCAATGGCAGCGTCCATTCGATCAGCGTCGTCCATCCGCGTCCGCCCGAAGCGCCCTATGCCGTCGTTCTGGTCGACCTCGACGAAGGCCCGCGCCTGATGAGCCAGGTCGACGGCATCGACCCTGACGCCATCGCCATCGGCATGAAGGTCGTGGCGCGCATCGACCATGATGGCGGCGAGCCGGTCCTGCGCTTCGATCCCGCCTGA
- a CDS encoding CaiB/BaiF CoA transferase family protein gives MSGGRGQGPLRGIKVLDLTSVLMGPYATQIFADLGADVIKVEGPTGDTTRHLPPATEPLRGAMFVNLNRGKRSIALNLKKPEAVEALMTMVEQADVFIHSMRGAAIKRLGLGGDAVRARNPRIIYANLYGFGEKGRYRDYPAYDDIVQAASGLTDLQKHLNGGEPAYLATVVADKVAGLTGAYAIIAALFERERSGKGQEIEVPMFETLVSFMYAEHLNGSLYDPPMGPAAYPRVVAPERRPYRTRDGHIALMIYTDRHWQAFFDAIGNPNWSKDPMFASITERTKNIGTVLGRLSDLLIDRTTDEWMDLFRQIEVPAMPILTPTGLLHDPHLEEAGFWVEREEYGHRMRFPGIPTRFSETPGAVGDPGPPLGADGDAVLAEYGLDAAALRAAGALK, from the coding sequence ATGAGCGGGGGTCGCGGACAAGGACCGCTCAGGGGCATCAAGGTGCTCGACCTCACCAGCGTGCTGATGGGGCCGTACGCCACGCAGATCTTCGCCGACCTGGGCGCGGACGTGATCAAGGTCGAAGGGCCGACCGGCGATACCACCCGCCACCTGCCGCCCGCGACCGAACCCCTGCGCGGGGCGATGTTCGTCAATCTGAACCGCGGCAAGCGGAGCATCGCGCTCAACCTCAAGAAACCCGAGGCGGTCGAGGCGCTGATGACGATGGTCGAACAGGCCGACGTCTTCATCCATTCGATGCGCGGGGCGGCGATCAAGCGGCTCGGCCTCGGCGGCGACGCGGTGCGGGCGCGCAACCCGCGCATTATCTACGCCAACCTCTACGGCTTCGGCGAGAAAGGGCGGTATCGCGACTATCCGGCCTATGACGATATCGTCCAGGCGGCGTCGGGACTGACCGACCTCCAGAAGCATCTGAACGGCGGCGAGCCCGCCTATCTGGCCACCGTCGTCGCCGACAAGGTCGCGGGCCTGACCGGCGCCTACGCCATCATCGCCGCGCTGTTCGAGCGCGAACGCAGCGGCAAGGGCCAGGAAATCGAAGTGCCGATGTTCGAGACATTGGTCAGCTTCATGTATGCCGAGCATCTCAACGGTTCGCTCTACGATCCGCCGATGGGGCCGGCCGCTTACCCCCGCGTGGTCGCGCCCGAACGCCGACCCTATCGGACCCGCGACGGCCATATCGCGCTGATGATCTACACCGATCGGCACTGGCAGGCCTTTTTCGACGCGATCGGCAATCCCAACTGGTCGAAGGACCCGATGTTCGCGTCGATCACCGAGCGGACGAAGAATATCGGGACGGTGCTGGGGCGGCTGTCGGACCTGTTGATCGATCGCACGACCGACGAATGGATGGACCTGTTCCGCCAGATCGAAGTGCCGGCGATGCCGATCCTGACCCCGACCGGCCTGCTCCACGATCCGCATCTTGAGGAAGCGGGCTTCTGGGTCGAGCGGGAGGAATACGGGCACCGGATGCGCTTCCCGGGAATCCCGACCCGCTTTTCCGAAACGCCGGGCGCGGTGGGCGATCCGGGACCGCCGCTGGGCGCGGACGGAGACGCGGTGCTGGCGGAATATGGACTGGACGCCGCTGCGCTCAGGGCTGCGGGAGCGCTGAAGTGA
- a CDS encoding ThuA domain-containing protein, whose translation MQAHLIAAGKYHDIDFARLELLKLLAEVPEIRTSVGCSYADSDRIAACDILVTYTCDLVPTDAELPALKAFLDKGGRWIALHGTNSIIRFAADGKATTPNEAPAFMEMLGTRFLGHPPIEPFPVRIVRHDHPVTQGLRDFSVEDELYVSERTADIDVLMAASFEGECPDFADALAADPDVPILYERTVGQGAILYCTLGHCRGHYDLRPLARFWPHPQRCAWNYPVFTEILRRAIGWAMHRPA comes from the coding sequence ATGCAGGCGCACCTCATTGCGGCGGGCAAATATCACGACATCGACTTCGCGCGGCTGGAGCTGCTCAAGCTCCTCGCCGAGGTACCCGAAATCCGCACCAGCGTCGGCTGCAGCTATGCCGATAGCGACCGCATCGCGGCCTGCGATATCCTCGTCACCTACACGTGCGACCTGGTTCCGACCGATGCCGAGCTGCCGGCGCTCAAGGCGTTCCTCGACAAGGGCGGACGCTGGATCGCGCTGCACGGCACCAATTCGATCATCCGCTTCGCCGCCGACGGCAAGGCGACCACGCCCAACGAAGCGCCAGCGTTCATGGAGATGCTCGGCACCCGCTTCCTTGGCCACCCGCCGATCGAGCCTTTCCCGGTGCGCATCGTTCGCCACGACCATCCGGTGACGCAGGGGCTGCGCGATTTCAGTGTCGAGGACGAGCTGTACGTCAGCGAACGCACCGCCGACATCGACGTGCTGATGGCCGCAAGTTTCGAAGGCGAATGCCCCGACTTCGCCGACGCGCTGGCCGCCGATCCCGACGTGCCGATCCTCTACGAACGGACGGTCGGGCAGGGGGCGATCCTCTATTGCACGCTCGGCCATTGCCGCGGTCATTACGACCTTCGTCCGCTCGCCCGTTTCTGGCCCCATCCGCAGCGCTGCGCATGGAATTACCCGGTGTTCACCGAGATCCTGCGCCGCGCCATCGGCTGGGCCATGCATCGTCCCGCCTAG